TCATTTCCGACAAGCAGTAGTCCGACGACGCCGGCGCGCGGCGCGCCGGGGTGGGGGTCGCCCCCTCCCCGCCGCCGCGCGCCGTGCGCGCGAACGCGGGGAGGCGAACCGTGAAACGAGTGGTGGTCACCGGCCTCGGGCCCGTCACCCCGATCGGGGTGGGCGCGAGCGCGTTCCTGGAGGCGCAACACGCCGCGGCGAACGGCATCGGTCCCGTGTCGCACTTCGACCCGTCGGAGTTGTCGGTCCGCATCGCCGGGGAGGTCGACGTCGACGTCCTCGCGTACCTCGACAAGAAGGCCGCGAAGCGGCTCGACCGCTTCGTGGAACTGGCGTTGATCGGGTCCGACCTGGCGCTCGCCGACGCCGGACTGGACGCCGAGGCGGTCGCGGGGGAGCGCACCGGCACCTCCATCGGCACCGGCATCGGTGGGTTGGACACGTGGGAGAACGAATCGCGCGTGCGGTTCGAGCGGAACCCGATGCGGGTCACGCCGTTCTTCATCCCCATGCTGATCGCCAACATGGCGTCGGGCCACGTCGCCATGCGGCACGGAGCGACCGGCCCCTCGACGTCGGTCGTCACCGCCTGCGCAACGGGCTCCGGCTCGATCGGGGACGCCTACCGCATCGTGCAGCGCGGCGAGGCGGACCGGATGATCGCGGGCGGCACCGAAGCGCCGGTCACCCCCATGGGGATCGCCGGCTTCGCGGTGATGAAGGCGCTCTCGACCCGCAACGACGCGCCGGAGGCCGCCAGCCGCCCCTTCGCCGCCGACCGCGACGGCTTCGTGATCGGCGAGGGCGCCGGGATCGTCGTCCTGGAGGAACTCGAGCACGCCAAGGCCCGCGGGGCGCGCATCTACGCCGAGGTCGTCGGGTACGCCACGAGCGCCGACGCGCACCACATCACCGCCCCCGCCCCCGGCGGCGAGGGCGCCGCGCGGTGCCTCACGTGGGCGTTGCGGGACGCGGCGCTCGACCCGAGCGACGTCGGGTACCTCAACGCGCACGGGACGAGCACGCCCGCGAACGACCTCAACGAGACCCTCGCGATCAAGACGGTGTTCGGCGAGCGCGGCGACGCGCCCCCCGTCAGCAGCACGAAGTCGATGACCGGGCACACGCTCGGGGCGGCCGGCGGCATCGAGGCGATCGCCGCGGTGCAGGCGCTGCATTCCGGCGTCCTGCCGCCGACGCGGAACCTCGACGTGCCCGACCCCGACCTCGACCTCGATTACGTCCCGCACGAGGCGCGCGAGGTGGACGTCGACGTGGCGATCAGTCAGAACTTCGCCTTCGGCGGGCAGAACGCCGCGCTGGTCTTCCGGCGCTACGCCTGAGGGCGCGCGGGTGAGCGGCGACGGATCGCGGCGCCCGGGGCGGGGCGCCGCGATCCTCATGGCGGGCACCCTCGCCAGCCGCGTCACCGGCCTGG
The nucleotide sequence above comes from Trueperaceae bacterium. Encoded proteins:
- the fabF gene encoding beta-ketoacyl-ACP synthase II; translated protein: MKRVVVTGLGPVTPIGVGASAFLEAQHAAANGIGPVSHFDPSELSVRIAGEVDVDVLAYLDKKAAKRLDRFVELALIGSDLALADAGLDAEAVAGERTGTSIGTGIGGLDTWENESRVRFERNPMRVTPFFIPMLIANMASGHVAMRHGATGPSTSVVTACATGSGSIGDAYRIVQRGEADRMIAGGTEAPVTPMGIAGFAVMKALSTRNDAPEAASRPFAADRDGFVIGEGAGIVVLEELEHAKARGARIYAEVVGYATSADAHHITAPAPGGEGAARCLTWALRDAALDPSDVGYLNAHGTSTPANDLNETLAIKTVFGERGDAPPVSSTKSMTGHTLGAAGGIEAIAAVQALHSGVLPPTRNLDVPDPDLDLDYVPHEAREVDVDVAISQNFAFGGQNAALVFRRYA